One part of the Thermodesulfovibrio sp. 3462-1 genome encodes these proteins:
- the der gene encoding ribosome biogenesis GTPase Der, with amino-acid sequence MFTVVIVGRPNAGKSTLFNRMIKSDDKIKAITDKLPGVTRDINYGVAKWEDKTFTVVDTGGFFPEQKAENIIQKQMLEQIEIAISEADLIIHLLDGKEGLVPDDIETARWLRQTEKEILWVVNKIDNPSKLSRIYEFYSIGTEQLIPISALTGYGFEELIEKIIERLPLTQSLKSEEELPKIAIVGRPNVGKSTIINALLGKKRMIVSPLPGTTRDAIDAVCTYYGKKYLLIDTAGIKRLSYYKREISQQVYVEKLSYFKALRSIERADIAVLVVDATEGIVNQDQKIAGIVAEQKKGLIILINKWDLIPQDERDRKAKIFAEEIRRKLWFVDYAPYLTVSATNKTRLTKIFPIIDQILEEYAKRVSTSELNKLFNQKLKDVVLSSGGKELKFYYITQVDVEPPTFVVFVNDKSAVKQHHIKFIEKLLRETFNFEFSPISIKVKQRK; translated from the coding sequence ATGTTCACAGTGGTTATTGTAGGTCGTCCTAATGCTGGAAAGTCAACGCTTTTTAATAGAATGATTAAGTCTGATGATAAAATTAAAGCAATTACAGATAAACTTCCCGGAGTAACGAGAGATATAAACTATGGAGTTGCAAAATGGGAGGACAAAACATTTACCGTAGTTGATACAGGAGGTTTTTTCCCTGAACAGAAGGCTGAAAATATAATTCAGAAACAGATGCTTGAACAGATTGAGATTGCCATATCAGAGGCAGATTTAATAATTCATCTACTTGATGGCAAAGAGGGGCTTGTTCCAGACGATATTGAAACAGCAAGATGGTTAAGGCAAACAGAAAAGGAGATTCTATGGGTTGTGAACAAAATAGATAACCCTTCAAAACTCAGTAGAATATACGAGTTTTATAGCATAGGAACAGAACAACTTATACCGATTTCAGCTCTAACAGGTTATGGATTTGAAGAATTGATTGAAAAAATTATTGAAAGACTCCCTCTAACTCAATCATTAAAATCAGAAGAAGAACTGCCAAAAATAGCTATTGTTGGCAGGCCCAATGTGGGAAAATCAACGATTATCAATGCCTTGCTTGGCAAAAAAAGAATGATAGTAAGTCCATTGCCTGGAACCACCAGAGATGCTATTGATGCAGTATGCACATACTACGGTAAAAAATATCTATTGATAGACACAGCAGGGATAAAGAGGCTTTCTTACTACAAAAGGGAAATATCCCAGCAAGTCTATGTTGAAAAGCTTTCATACTTTAAAGCATTAAGAAGTATTGAAAGGGCTGATATTGCAGTGCTTGTTGTAGATGCTACTGAAGGAATTGTAAATCAGGATCAAAAAATTGCTGGCATAGTGGCTGAGCAGAAAAAAGGATTGATAATTTTAATTAATAAATGGGATTTAATTCCACAGGATGAAAGAGACAGAAAGGCAAAAATTTTTGCAGAGGAAATAAGAAGAAAACTCTGGTTTGTGGATTATGCTCCATATCTGACTGTTTCTGCAACAAATAAAACAAGACTTACAAAAATTTTCCCTATTATTGACCAGATTTTAGAGGAATACGCTAAAAGAGTATCCACATCTGAGTTGAATAAACTTTTTAATCAGAAATTGAAAGATGTGGTACTTTCCTCAGGTGGAAAGGAGTTAAAGTTTTATTACATAACCCAGGTTGATGTAGAACCACCTACATTTGTTGTTTTTGTTAATGATAAATCAGCAGTCAAACAGCATCATATCAAATTTATTGAAAAACTTTTGCGAGAGACATTTAATTTTGAATTTTCTCCCATAAGCATAAAAGTTAAACAAAGAAAATAA
- a CDS encoding SDR family NAD(P)-dependent oxidoreductase, with product MQTIFVTGAAGFIGWATCRLLLNQGFTVIGIDNVNDYYDPKIKELRLQDLRKFQNFIFYKADIEDFEILKNIFKTHKIDAVINLAARAGVRASVENPWGYLQTNVAGTINLLECMKEHEIKKFILASTSSVYGDTEKMPFKVSDATDKPLAPYPASKKAAELFCYSYHYLYGINTIIPRYFTVYGPFGRPDMSIFRFIKKIDSEEPITVYGDGKQKRDFTFVEDIAEATVACLNLEGYKILNLGNDRPVELIYVINLIEEVLQKKAKIQWQPRHPADIYATWADISEAKQYIGWSPKVSIEEGIQITVDWFKKNRELLKDIKI from the coding sequence ATGCAAACAATTTTTGTAACAGGAGCTGCTGGCTTTATAGGATGGGCAACGTGCAGATTACTTTTAAATCAAGGTTTTACAGTTATAGGCATTGACAATGTGAATGACTACTATGACCCAAAAATTAAAGAATTAAGGCTTCAGGATCTAAGAAAATTTCAGAATTTTATTTTTTATAAAGCAGACATTGAAGATTTTGAGATACTGAAAAACATTTTTAAAACTCACAAAATAGATGCTGTTATTAATCTTGCAGCCAGGGCAGGTGTCAGGGCATCTGTTGAAAACCCCTGGGGTTATCTTCAGACAAATGTAGCAGGAACAATCAATCTTCTTGAATGTATGAAGGAACATGAGATTAAAAAATTTATTCTTGCATCAACATCAAGTGTTTATGGTGATACAGAAAAAATGCCCTTTAAGGTTTCTGATGCCACAGATAAACCTCTTGCTCCTTATCCTGCCTCAAAGAAGGCTGCAGAGCTTTTCTGTTATAGCTATCACTATCTTTATGGGATAAATACAATAATTCCAAGATATTTTACAGTTTATGGACCCTTTGGAAGGCCTGATATGAGCATTTTCAGATTTATCAAGAAAATAGACTCTGAAGAGCCAATAACTGTTTATGGAGATGGAAAGCAGAAAAGAGATTTTACATTTGTTGAAGATATTGCAGAGGCAACAGTAGCGTGTCTGAATCTTGAAGGATATAAGATTTTGAATCTCGGTAATGACAGACCTGTGGAACTCATTTATGTAATAAATTTAATAGAGGAAGTTCTTCAAAAAAAGGCAAAAATTCAGTGGCAGCCAAGACATCCAGCAGACATTTATGCAACATGGGCAGACATCTCTGAGGCAAAACAGTATATAGGATGGTCTCCAAAGGTTTCAATAGAAGAAGGAATTCAGATTACCGTTGACTGGTTCAAGAAAAACAGAGAGTTACTGAAGGACATTAAGATATAA
- a CDS encoding sigma-54 dependent transcriptional regulator has translation MKGKVLIVDDEMGILETISGILEDEGYKTLTAVDAEAAMDILDKEVIDLIFLDVWLPKMNGIEAIKKIKEKDFHIPVIMISGHGNVEIAVQAVKLGAFDFLEKPLSMERIILTAERALEFKRLEQENIKLRSSVTKRYELIGSSQTMKKIKTQIEMIAKGDSRVLILGESGTGKELVARMIYLLSPRATAPFVEVNCAAIPQELIESELFGHEKGAFTGAVERKIGKFELANEGILFLDEIGDMSLLTQAKLLRVIETQKFQRVGGTKDITVNVRIISATNKDLTEEIKKGNFREDLYWRLNVVPIYIPPLRERKEDIPELINYFINEFNREKGWKKKTVQPQAMKMLQDYDWPGNVRELRNAIERLMIMVPKDVIEIEDIENTGIIKNKVREETYFSYTSLKQARDAFEREFILRKLKENNWNMTKTAEMIGIERSNLYKKIKAFGIVLPKEFSEN, from the coding sequence TTGAAAGGAAAAGTTTTAATAGTTGATGATGAAATGGGAATTCTTGAGACTATCTCTGGAATTTTAGAAGATGAGGGATATAAAACTCTTACAGCAGTAGATGCAGAGGCTGCCATGGATATCCTTGATAAAGAAGTGATAGATTTAATTTTTCTTGATGTCTGGCTTCCTAAGATGAACGGAATTGAAGCAATAAAAAAGATAAAAGAAAAGGATTTTCATATTCCAGTTATCATGATTTCAGGACATGGAAATGTGGAAATAGCAGTTCAGGCTGTAAAACTTGGAGCCTTTGATTTTCTTGAAAAGCCTCTGTCAATGGAAAGGATTATATTGACTGCAGAAAGAGCATTAGAATTTAAACGCCTTGAACAAGAAAATATAAAGCTTCGTAGCAGTGTAACTAAAAGGTATGAACTTATTGGAAGTTCTCAAACAATGAAAAAAATAAAAACTCAGATTGAAATGATTGCTAAAGGAGACTCCAGGGTTTTAATACTAGGTGAGTCTGGAACTGGTAAAGAACTTGTAGCAAGAATGATTTATTTATTGAGTCCCAGAGCTACTGCTCCTTTTGTTGAAGTAAACTGCGCAGCAATTCCTCAGGAACTTATAGAAAGCGAACTTTTTGGACATGAAAAAGGAGCTTTTACCGGCGCAGTGGAAAGAAAGATTGGTAAGTTTGAGCTTGCCAATGAAGGAATTCTTTTTCTTGATGAAATTGGAGATATGTCTTTACTTACACAGGCAAAGCTTTTACGAGTGATTGAAACGCAGAAGTTTCAGAGAGTTGGAGGCACGAAGGATATAACAGTTAATGTTAGAATTATTTCAGCAACAAATAAAGACCTTACAGAAGAGATTAAAAAAGGCAATTTCCGTGAGGACCTTTACTGGAGACTTAATGTTGTTCCTATCTATATTCCTCCTTTAAGAGAAAGAAAAGAAGATATTCCAGAGTTGATTAATTATTTCATAAATGAGTTTAACAGGGAGAAAGGATGGAAAAAAAAGACAGTGCAGCCTCAGGCAATGAAAATGCTTCAGGATTATGACTGGCCCGGAAATGTGAGAGAACTAAGGAATGCCATAGAAAGGCTTATGATAATGGTTCCAAAAGATGTGATAGAGATTGAAGATATTGAAAATACTGGAATAATAAAAAATAAAGTAAGAGAAGAAACATATTTTTCTTATACCTCATTGAAACAAGCAAGAGATGCCTTTGAGAGAGAATTTATTTTGAGGAAACTTAAAGAGAATAACTGGAATATGACAAAAACAGCAGAAATGATAGGAATAGAAAGAAGCAATCTCTATAAAAAAATCAAAGCTTTTGGCATAGTTCTTCCCAAAGAGTTTTCAGAAAACTAA
- a CDS encoding ATP-binding protein, with the protein MKERLKKYFFPVFLTSLLFIVLGFEIYLLRLPPEQIPTRFIIVSLFVINIISLITLGFFVIRSVFRLYLEKHREVPGYRFRIKIVTIFVGLVLIPSALLFIAFSGVLENSIERIFSKSNREIISKTVDTVKAFYDFEKEKLLNLAEDLKNGKIRGIPHGISVERLKTFKTDMPESVKDAFQGKKSAQIVSSSDGDLVIVAIPDSNGVLVLKMIIPSEITKKVEEVKAHYEEYLKMGSMRKAVKSNYFMFLGFLSLIIVFLALWASLKISQEITNPLKELVQATERVSKGDLKVKILTKSSDEIGILVNSFNEMIAKLDKAYFDLSERNILLERMFSNITSGIIFIGQGGKIFKINKAGEEILQIPGNKIEGKHYAEILEFIESDELKEFIKKLSEERIYEISKDLNIKIKGKNKIIRSRFISLRESQESEATGILVVFDDITDIVKAQQAIAWEEVARRLAHEIKNPLTPIKLATERLIKKWKNKEEDFGRVFEKSTQTIISGVESLKNLIDAFQKLGKLPDIKKESVNPLNLIEDVIELYKGYKDVRINLVLCDEIKHVLLDPEQFKRVLINIIDNAIKAMNGKGEITISVKLNNNLEIEVADTGPGVDDEIKEKLFLPYFSKNKEGTGLGLAIARKIVNEHGGNIHVMDNKPHGTIFKIEVPV; encoded by the coding sequence ATGAAAGAGAGACTAAAAAAATATTTTTTTCCTGTTTTTTTAACCTCGCTACTTTTTATAGTTCTTGGTTTTGAAATATACCTTTTGAGGCTTCCACCTGAACAGATTCCTACAAGGTTTATAATCGTTTCACTTTTTGTAATAAACATAATCTCTCTTATAACCCTGGGATTTTTTGTCATAAGAAGCGTTTTCAGGCTTTATCTTGAAAAGCATAGAGAAGTCCCTGGATACAGATTTAGGATAAAAATAGTGACCATTTTTGTGGGATTGGTGCTCATCCCCTCAGCTCTTTTATTCATTGCCTTTAGCGGAGTTCTTGAAAATTCAATAGAAAGAATTTTTTCCAAATCAAACAGAGAAATTATATCAAAAACAGTTGATACAGTTAAGGCTTTTTACGATTTTGAAAAAGAAAAGCTTCTTAATCTTGCTGAAGACTTAAAAAATGGTAAAATCAGGGGCATTCCTCATGGAATTTCTGTTGAAAGATTGAAAACTTTTAAAACTGATATGCCAGAATCAGTAAAAGATGCTTTTCAGGGCAAGAAATCAGCTCAGATTGTCTCTTCTTCAGATGGAGATTTAGTTATTGTTGCAATACCTGACAGTAATGGTGTTTTGGTTTTAAAAATGATAATTCCTTCTGAGATAACAAAAAAGGTTGAGGAAGTTAAGGCTCATTACGAAGAGTATCTCAAAATGGGTTCTATGAGAAAAGCTGTTAAGTCAAACTATTTCATGTTTCTTGGATTTCTCAGTCTTATTATAGTTTTTTTAGCTTTATGGGCATCCTTAAAAATCTCCCAGGAAATTACAAATCCTCTTAAAGAGCTTGTTCAGGCAACCGAGCGTGTCTCAAAGGGAGATCTTAAAGTTAAAATTCTTACCAAAAGCTCTGATGAAATCGGAATTCTTGTTAATTCTTTCAATGAAATGATAGCAAAGCTTGATAAAGCCTATTTTGATCTATCAGAAAGAAATATTCTCCTTGAAAGAATGTTTTCCAATATTACTTCAGGAATTATTTTTATTGGACAGGGTGGAAAAATTTTCAAAATAAATAAAGCAGGAGAAGAAATACTACAAATTCCAGGAAATAAAATAGAAGGCAAACATTATGCAGAAATACTTGAATTTATTGAATCTGATGAGTTAAAAGAATTTATAAAAAAGCTTTCTGAGGAGCGAATTTATGAGATTTCCAAAGATTTAAATATCAAAATAAAAGGTAAAAATAAAATAATCAGGTCAAGATTTATTTCATTAAGAGAGTCTCAGGAAAGCGAAGCTACAGGAATTCTTGTAGTATTTGATGATATTACAGACATTGTTAAGGCACAACAGGCAATTGCATGGGAAGAGGTTGCAAGAAGACTTGCCCATGAGATAAAAAATCCTCTTACTCCAATTAAACTTGCTACGGAAAGACTAATAAAAAAATGGAAAAATAAAGAGGAGGATTTTGGCAGAGTCTTTGAAAAATCAACTCAGACAATTATCTCAGGAGTTGAATCTCTTAAGAATTTAATTGATGCCTTTCAGAAATTGGGTAAACTTCCTGATATTAAAAAAGAATCTGTAAATCCGCTAAACTTAATAGAAGATGTGATAGAACTTTATAAAGGATACAAGGATGTCAGAATAAATCTTGTATTGTGTGACGAAATTAAACATGTTTTACTTGATCCAGAGCAATTTAAAAGGGTTCTGATAAATATAATTGACAATGCAATAAAAGCTATGAATGGTAAAGGTGAAATAACAATATCTGTTAAACTAAATAATAATCTTGAGATAGAGGTGGCTGACACTGGTCCTGGTGTGGATGATGAAATAAAAGAAAAGTTGTTTTTACCATATTTTTCAAAAAACAAGGAAGGCACAGGTCTTGGACTTGCGATTGCAAGAAAAATTGTTAATGAACATGGTGGAAATATACATGTTATGGACAATAAACCACATGGAACAATCTTTAAAATAGAGGTGCCTGTTTGA
- a CDS encoding ATP-binding protein — protein MKSLQFKLTEESLISIFDSLDHNMSIMDKELNILWANKAFAERLGMNPEDVKGKKCYSLWHKRSSPCEGCPCVKALQTGNTETAENISDEGRHYILTGFPLKENGEIKAVFEIGKEVTEKKIINEKFKEAIKLEGIYEVLNNLTHQFNNIFNGIYGFAQLLKERVTDKNYSPYIEKLIESVEKGVKLIQDLLALRKAPSMTKVFDLNFLVISTKDVLKNIAGEKINLKISLSKESPLIKGDPQQLREVLVELVQNAKNAIPDEGVISISTEKIKIDTEEKIVLTISDNGVGMDKETLEKCFEPLFTQDPRKFGMGLSIVKNIVQKHNGFIELKSSPHTGTTVKIFFPLATLQQEQDT, from the coding sequence ATGAAATCACTACAATTTAAACTAACAGAAGAATCTTTAATTTCTATCTTTGATAGCCTTGATCACAACATGTCTATTATGGATAAAGAGTTAAATATTCTATGGGCTAATAAAGCCTTTGCTGAAAGATTAGGCATGAATCCTGAGGATGTTAAAGGTAAAAAATGTTATAGCCTGTGGCATAAAAGAAGTAGTCCATGTGAAGGCTGTCCATGCGTTAAAGCCCTTCAAACAGGCAATACAGAAACTGCTGAAAACATATCAGATGAAGGAAGACACTATATTTTAACTGGATTTCCGCTTAAGGAAAATGGAGAAATAAAGGCTGTCTTTGAAATCGGAAAAGAAGTAACAGAAAAGAAAATAATTAATGAAAAATTCAAGGAAGCTATAAAACTTGAAGGAATTTATGAAGTTCTAAATAATCTCACACATCAGTTTAACAATATATTTAACGGGATCTATGGATTTGCCCAATTGCTGAAAGAGAGAGTTACAGACAAAAATTATTCTCCATACATTGAAAAATTAATTGAATCTGTTGAAAAAGGTGTTAAATTGATTCAGGACTTGCTTGCCTTGAGAAAAGCTCCTTCTATGACAAAAGTTTTTGATCTGAATTTTCTTGTTATTTCCACTAAAGATGTGCTCAAAAATATAGCAGGTGAAAAAATAAATCTGAAGATTTCTTTATCTAAGGAAAGTCCTTTAATTAAAGGAGACCCACAGCAGCTCAGAGAAGTTCTTGTTGAACTTGTTCAAAATGCTAAAAATGCTATACCTGATGAAGGAGTTATATCAATCTCAACTGAAAAAATCAAAATTGACACTGAAGAAAAAATTGTTCTTACAATTTCTGACAACGGAGTTGGTATGGATAAAGAAACACTGGAAAAATGTTTTGAACCTCTGTTTACTCAAGATCCAAGAAAATTTGGAATGGGACTGTCAATTGTAAAAAATATAGTTCAAAAACATAATGGATTTATTGAATTAAAAAGCTCTCCCCATACTGGGACAACAGTAAAAATATTTTTCCCTCTTGCTACTTTACAACAAGAACAGGACACTTAG
- a CDS encoding universal stress protein, giving the protein MQRILVAHDGSKASDKALRKALEIALSMNSSLTVLAVVPELYLTELSDADRQRITEVLKRETEENMERIRKSLSGKPIEIKFLVREGDPAEKILETAHKMKVDLIVTGSHGKHGTKKFLIGSVSAKVVEYSKCPVLVVK; this is encoded by the coding sequence ATGCAGAGAATTTTGGTAGCTCATGATGGCTCAAAGGCATCAGACAAAGCATTAAGAAAGGCGCTGGAGATTGCTTTAAGCATGAATTCATCTCTCACTGTGCTTGCAGTAGTTCCAGAGCTTTATCTTACAGAGCTTTCTGATGCTGACAGACAGAGAATTACGGAAGTGCTTAAAAGAGAGACCGAGGAAAATATGGAAAGGATAAGAAAATCTCTTTCTGGAAAACCTATTGAGATTAAATTTCTTGTAAGAGAAGGAGACCCTGCTGAAAAAATTCTTGAAACAGCTCATAAAATGAAGGTTGACCTTATTGTTACAGGTTCTCATGGAAAACACGGTACAAAAAAGTTTCTCATTGGAAGCGTATCTGCTAAAGTTGTTGAATATTCTAAGTGTCCTGTTCTTGTTGTAAAGTAG
- a CDS encoding CoB--CoM heterodisulfide reductase iron-sulfur subunit A family protein encodes MAKIGVYVCHCGENIAGAVNIEEVVKYAETLPDVAVVRNYLFMCSDPGQEIIKKDIKDGVVDRVVVAACTPRTHEPIFRDAVESAGLNRYFLEMANIRDQDSWAHWHDKTGATEKAKRLIRSAVAKVKLAEPLYDRYGDMEKSVMVVGGGVAGMFAALDLANMGLKVYLVERQPSIGGQMIKLDKTFPTMDCSACILTPKMVEVAQHPNIELITYAEVDAVKGYVGNFDITVKKKARYIDWDKCTGCGVCTQLCPSRVPNEYNFGMNQRRAAYIEFPQAVPKKAVIDRANCLYFKSMDKTGKPACQICEKGIPPKGIQGCPAGAIKFDDKDEYVNLKVGAVILATGYKVMEKTHFKEYSPHSPDVVTAMEFERILSATGPTEGELKRPSDGTKPKTIAFISCVGSRDERYHTYCSKVCCMYMLKHARILKEKYPDIKLYLFFIDVRTAGKDFEEFYVYTKELGVKVIRGGRVSAVDVKPNGKLRVRGFDVDLCSPVELEADMVVLATAIEPPAGTEELGRLFAATCGREGFLREVHTKLYPVETAAKGVFLAGCVQGPKDIPESIAQARAASSAAAALVIPGKIKFEAIISEVDREKCSSCGVCVPLCPYGAIKLEEYKGKEKAYIEPALCAGCGVCASACPSRAITFHGFTTEQILAQIDALAEA; translated from the coding sequence ATGGCAAAGATAGGGGTGTATGTATGCCATTGTGGAGAGAATATTGCAGGTGCGGTGAACATTGAAGAAGTTGTGAAATATGCCGAGACTCTTCCAGATGTAGCTGTTGTAAGAAATTATCTTTTTATGTGTTCAGATCCAGGCCAGGAGATTATTAAAAAGGATATTAAAGATGGAGTAGTTGATAGAGTGGTTGTTGCAGCATGTACACCAAGAACTCATGAGCCAATTTTTAGAGATGCTGTGGAATCAGCAGGACTTAATAGATACTTCTTAGAGATGGCTAACATCAGAGACCAAGATAGCTGGGCTCATTGGCATGATAAAACCGGTGCTACAGAGAAAGCAAAAAGACTCATAAGAAGCGCAGTAGCAAAAGTGAAATTGGCAGAGCCTCTTTATGATCGCTATGGTGATATGGAAAAGTCTGTAATGGTTGTTGGTGGTGGAGTCGCAGGAATGTTTGCAGCTTTGGACCTTGCCAATATGGGGCTTAAGGTTTATCTTGTTGAGAGACAGCCATCAATTGGTGGACAGATGATAAAGCTTGACAAAACATTTCCAACAATGGATTGCTCAGCGTGTATTCTTACTCCAAAGATGGTTGAAGTAGCTCAGCATCCAAATATTGAACTTATTACCTATGCAGAAGTGGATGCTGTAAAGGGCTATGTGGGTAATTTTGATATTACTGTTAAGAAAAAGGCAAGATATATAGACTGGGATAAATGCACAGGCTGTGGTGTCTGTACTCAACTTTGTCCTTCAAGGGTTCCTAATGAATATAACTTTGGAATGAATCAGAGACGGGCAGCTTATATTGAGTTTCCCCAGGCTGTTCCAAAAAAGGCAGTGATTGATAGAGCAAACTGTCTTTATTTCAAATCAATGGATAAAACAGGCAAACCAGCCTGCCAGATTTGTGAAAAAGGAATCCCACCTAAGGGAATACAGGGTTGTCCAGCAGGTGCAATAAAATTTGATGATAAAGATGAGTATGTAAATCTTAAGGTTGGTGCAGTGATTCTTGCAACAGGATACAAAGTAATGGAAAAAACTCACTTTAAAGAATACTCGCCTCATAGCCCGGATGTAGTTACAGCAATGGAATTTGAAAGAATTCTTTCAGCTACAGGTCCAACAGAGGGAGAACTTAAAAGACCTTCTGATGGAACAAAGCCAAAGACCATTGCATTTATATCCTGTGTTGGAAGCCGTGATGAGAGATATCATACCTATTGTTCAAAAGTATGCTGCATGTATATGCTAAAACACGCAAGAATTCTTAAAGAAAAATATCCGGATATCAAGCTTTATCTCTTTTTCATAGATGTAAGAACAGCAGGAAAAGATTTTGAGGAATTCTATGTTTATACAAAAGAATTGGGCGTCAAGGTAATCAGAGGAGGGAGAGTTTCAGCAGTTGATGTAAAACCAAATGGGAAGCTCAGAGTGAGAGGTTTTGATGTTGACCTTTGCTCTCCTGTTGAGCTTGAGGCAGACATGGTTGTTTTAGCAACAGCTATTGAACCTCCAGCAGGAACAGAGGAACTTGGCAGACTTTTTGCAGCAACATGTGGAAGAGAAGGATTTTTAAGGGAGGTTCATACCAAGCTTTATCCAGTTGAAACAGCTGCCAAAGGAGTATTTCTTGCAGGATGTGTGCAAGGTCCAAAGGATATTCCAGAGTCAATTGCTCAGGCACGTGCAGCTTCTTCTGCAGCAGCTGCTTTGGTTATCCCAGGTAAGATTAAATTTGAAGCAATTATTTCTGAAGTGGATAGAGAAAAATGCAGCAGTTGCGGTGTTTGCGTTCCTCTTTGTCCATATGGAGCAATAAAACTTGAAGAATACAAAGGCAAAGAAAAAGCATATATTGAACCTGCTCTTTGTGCAGGATGTGGCGTTTGTGCCAGCGCATGTCCATCAAGAGCGATTACATTCCATGGATTTACAACTGAGCAAATTCTGGCACAGATTGATGCATTAGCTGAAGCATAA
- a CDS encoding alanine-zipper protein, which yields MKKFLIIAGTTFILLSGCATKEYVKEQTDPIYQKLEKIEKQLENMNKEISSLQKEIKTVDSKVDSVQWTAKEALKKSEEAVKESQAAVMQAQDAAKKAQAAAETSKKAFELQQKK from the coding sequence ATGAAAAAGTTTTTAATTATTGCAGGAACAACATTTATTTTGTTAAGTGGTTGTGCAACAAAGGAGTATGTAAAGGAGCAAACAGATCCAATTTATCAGAAACTTGAAAAAATTGAAAAACAACTGGAAAACATGAACAAAGAGATTTCATCTCTTCAAAAAGAAATCAAAACCGTTGATTCTAAGGTAGATTCTGTGCAGTGGACAGCAAAAGAAGCATTGAAAAAATCAGAAGAAGCTGTGAAAGAGTCTCAGGCTGCAGTTATGCAGGCTCAGGATGCTGCAAAAAAAGCTCAGGCTGCAGCAGAAACATCTAAAAAAGCTTTTGAATTACAACAAAAAAAGTAA
- a CDS encoding DUF4390 domain-containing protein translates to MKKFIRRLIISVGFLLLIPFHAWAIENINMEIQRDNAFLIVKARIIPSQEFIEDFKNGLSKNIFILIELYRSWSIIPDEFISGVQIQRVLISDPIKDEFIVKTLQGETLTEKRFKNWQEALDWALKIEPVKIVNINNVERGKYYIKITVESNIKRLPSMLEHILFFIPTYEKKITKESENFRLP, encoded by the coding sequence ATGAAAAAATTCATAAGAAGGCTGATTATTAGTGTGGGATTTTTACTGCTTATCCCATTTCATGCCTGGGCAATTGAAAACATAAATATGGAGATTCAGAGAGACAATGCTTTCCTCATAGTAAAAGCTCGCATTATTCCTTCTCAAGAATTTATTGAAGATTTTAAAAATGGTTTAAGTAAAAATATTTTTATACTGATAGAGCTTTACAGAAGTTGGTCAATTATTCCAGATGAGTTTATAAGTGGAGTTCAGATACAGAGAGTTTTAATTTCTGATCCAATAAAAGATGAATTCATTGTAAAAACTTTGCAGGGAGAGACTTTAACAGAAAAAAGGTTTAAAAACTGGCAGGAGGCTCTGGACTGGGCTTTAAAAATAGAACCTGTAAAAATTGTAAATATCAATAATGTGGAAAGAGGTAAGTATTACATAAAAATTACAGTTGAATCAAACATAAAGAGGCTTCCTTCAATGCTTGAACATATTTTGTTTTTTATACCCACATATGAAAAAAAAATAACAAAAGAGTCAGAAAACTTTAGATTGCCATGA